Proteins encoded by one window of Arachis hypogaea cultivar Tifrunner chromosome 1, arahy.Tifrunner.gnm2.J5K5, whole genome shotgun sequence:
- the LOC112701746 gene encoding calmodulin-like protein 2, translated as MVVATLLLLLLFIAAIINIFFNIPTNKISACLQILFPKKTKTNTTAEASSSPSRSSAASALRKEELRKVFSTFDKNGDGFITGQELKESLRNIRMLMTDTEIDDIVVKFDSNGDGLLDFEEFCLLTRELGGEVEQEEEEVNLKEAFDVFDKDKDGLISVEELALVLTSLGLREGKNIQECRDMIRKVDMDGDGMVNFHEFKKMMINNNGGNRFNPSIFS; from the coding sequence ATGGTTGTAGCTACACTCTTGCTATTACTGCTTTTCATTGCAGCCATCATCAACATCTTCTTTAACATACCCACTAACAAGATTTCTGCGTGCCTTCAAATTTTGTTCCCCAAGAAGACCAAAACCAATACTACTGCTGAAGCTTCATCATCACCTTCTAGATCTTCAGCAGCATCTGCGTTGAGGAAAGAGGAGCTTAGGAAGGTGTTTTCGACTTTCGACAAGAACGGGGACGGGTTCATCACAGGGCAGGAGTTGAAGGAGTCACTGAGGAACATCAGAATGTTGATGACGGACACAGAGATTGATGACATTGTTGTCAAGTTTGATTCCAACGGGGACGGGTTGCTTGATTTCGAAGAGTTTTGCTTGCTAACGAGGGAATTGGGAGGTGAAGttgaacaagaggaagaagaggtgaaCTTGAAGGAGGCGTTTGATGTGTTTGACAAAGACAAAGATGGGTTAATATCAGTGGAGGAGCTTGCTTTGGTGCTAACTTCCTTGGGATTAAGGGAAGGGAAGAATATTCAAGAGTGCAGGGACATGATTAGGAAGGTTGATATGGATGGTGATGGCATGGTTAATTTTCATGAGTTCAAGAAAATGATGATCAATAACAATGGAGGAAACCGTTTCAATCCATCCATCTTTTCATAA